The Urbifossiella limnaea nucleotide sequence GACACGCCGGCAGTCGTCTGATGCCCACCCTCGCCGACCTCCGCCCCGGCCAGTCCGCCACCGTCGTGTCCCTCGCCGGCGACCCCGCCCTCGTCCAGCGGCTGTACGAACTCGGCCTGTTCGAGGGCGAGCCGGTCGAGGTGCTGGCCCTCGCCCCACTCGGCGACCCGGTCGAGGTGCGCGTCGGCAACAGCCGGCTGTCGCTCCGCAAGGCCGAGGCCGCGAACGTCACCGTGACCGCGTCCTAGCTTCCTGCCCCCTTCCGACGGCTGACGCCGCCGGCTCGGATGATGACCACCATCAAGACGCTCACTGTCGCGCTCGTCGGCAACCCGAACGCCGGAAAGTCGACGCTGTTCAACGCCCTGTCCGGGCTGCGGCAGCGCGTCGGAAACTACCCCGGCGTCACCGTCGAGTTGAAGAAGGGCCGCCTCGACGCCGGCGAGACGCCGGTCGAGCTGATCGACCTTCCGGGCACGTACAGCCTGGCGGCCCGCAGCCCGGACGAGATGGTCGCCGTCGACCTGCTGTTGGGCCGGCGCCCGGAAGAACCGCGGCCGGACGTGGTGGTGTCCGTCGTGGACGCGACCAACCTCGACCGCCACCTCTACCTCACGAGCCAACTGCTCGACCTGGGCGAACCCGTCGTCGTCGCCGTGAACATGACCGACGCGGCCGCGGCGCAGGGCGTCCGCATCGACTACGAAAAGCTGTCGCGGGAACTCGGCGTGCCCGTGGTGCCGATCCAGGCGAACAAGGGCGTCGGCCTCGACGTGCTGACGAGACGGATTCTCACCGCCGCGGGCACCGAGCCTCCGCGCGGGCCGGCCTTCCCCGTCGAGTTCGAGAAGGAAGTTGCCGCGCTGCAGCCCGCGCTAAGCGACGTGCCCGGCGTCCTCGTGCGGCGGTTGATCCTCGACGTGAACGGCTACGTCGAGCAGTGGCTCGTCGGCACCCAGGGGGACGGGCTGAAGGCGCGGCTGGCCGACGCCCGACAGCGGCTCGCGGCGGCCGGCCACCCGGTTCCCGCGGTCGAGGCGCGGACGCGCTTCGGCTGGGTGCGAAACGCCGTCGCCGCGGCCGTGACCAGACCCGCCGTGCGGCCGACGACGTGGACCGACCGGCTCGACCGGGTACTGACGCACCGCGTTTGGGGCACCCTGGCGTTCCTGGCCGTGATGTTCCTGGTGTTCCAGACGATCTTCACGTGGGCGAAGCCGCTCATGGAGACGATCGACGCCGGCCGTGAGTGGGCGGCGAAGGGCGTGGAAGGGTCGATGGACCCAGGCCCGCTGCGGGCGCTGCTCGTGGACGGCGTCGTGAAGGGCGTCGGCAGTGTGGTCATCTTCCTGCCGCAGATCCTGATCCTGTTCGGCTTCATCGCCGTGCTGGAAGACTGCGGCTACATGGCCCGCGCCGCGTTCCTGATGGACCGGCTGATGAGCCGGTGCGGGCTGAGCGGCAAGTCGTTCATCCCGATGCTTTCGTCGGTGGCGTGCGCCATCCCCGGCATCATGAGCACGCGCGTGATCGAGAATCGTCGCGACCGGCTGACCACGATCCTGGTCGCCCCGTTGATGAGCTGCTCGGCCCGGCTGCCGGTGTACGTGCTCCTCATCGCCGCGTTCCTGCCGGTGAAGTCGGACGAGAATCCCGACGGCTTCGGCTGGTGGGTTCCGGGGCTGACGCTCTTCGCCATGTACCTCATCGGCTTCGTCGCCGCCCCGGTGGTGGCGCTGCTGTTGAAGCGGACGCTGCTCCGCGGCGCGACGCCGGTGTTCGTGATGGAGTTGCCGGCGTACAAGCGGCCGACGCTGCGGGCGGTCGTGCGGCGGATGGTGGAAGCGGGCTGGGCGTTCGTCCGCCGGGCGGGCACGGTCATCCTCGCGGCGATGGTCCTGATCTGGGCGTCGCTGTACTTCCCGCACACCGACGCGGCGGGCGTCTCCTACGAGGACCGCGTCGCCGGTGCGGAGGCGAAAAAGGACGCGGC carries:
- the feoB gene encoding ferrous iron transport protein B, which translates into the protein MTTIKTLTVALVGNPNAGKSTLFNALSGLRQRVGNYPGVTVELKKGRLDAGETPVELIDLPGTYSLAARSPDEMVAVDLLLGRRPEEPRPDVVVSVVDATNLDRHLYLTSQLLDLGEPVVVAVNMTDAAAAQGVRIDYEKLSRELGVPVVPIQANKGVGLDVLTRRILTAAGTEPPRGPAFPVEFEKEVAALQPALSDVPGVLVRRLILDVNGYVEQWLVGTQGDGLKARLADARQRLAAAGHPVPAVEARTRFGWVRNAVAAAVTRPAVRPTTWTDRLDRVLTHRVWGTLAFLAVMFLVFQTIFTWAKPLMETIDAGREWAAKGVEGSMDPGPLRALLVDGVVKGVGSVVIFLPQILILFGFIAVLEDCGYMARAAFLMDRLMSRCGLSGKSFIPMLSSVACAIPGIMSTRVIENRRDRLTTILVAPLMSCSARLPVYVLLIAAFLPVKSDENPDGFGWWVPGLTLFAMYLIGFVAAPVVALLLKRTLLRGATPVFVMELPAYKRPTLRAVVRRMVEAGWAFVRRAGTVILAAMVLIWASLYFPHTDAAGVSYEDRVAGAEAKKDAAGEDEEAVAAAEKERNAINGEWKRNSYLGRVGRAMEPAFAPLGWDWRIGTAAMASFPAREVVVGMLGMVYDVGEYTGEDGSALAEVMRKEWAASGAAASYPVPVALSLMVFVALCLQCVSTLAVMRRETGNWWWPAFTFAYMTGLAYVGALVTFQVGRLVVDAMK
- a CDS encoding FeoA family protein codes for the protein MPTLADLRPGQSATVVSLAGDPALVQRLYELGLFEGEPVEVLALAPLGDPVEVRVGNSRLSLRKAEAANVTVTAS